The Populus trichocarpa isolate Nisqually-1 chromosome 11, P.trichocarpa_v4.1, whole genome shotgun sequence genome has a segment encoding these proteins:
- the LOC127904032 gene encoding putative germin-like protein 2-1 has protein sequence MAASIIFFGFLALSFSFALASDPSPLQDFCVAGGDGNVLVNGLACKDPKSVQASDFSFSGLHMLGNTSNAVGSRVTAVNVAQIPGLNTLGISFARIDYAPAGINPPHTHPRASEILTVLEGSLEVGFVTSNPENRLITKVLQKGDVFVFPINLVHFQRNVGTSNAVALAALSSQNPGVITIANAVFGSNPDIPSDILAKAFQLHKNVVNSLQSKF, from the exons ATGGCTGCTTCCATTATTTTCTTTGGATTTCTAGCTTTGTCCTTCTCCTTTGCCTTGGCATCAGATCCGAGCCCACTTCAAGACTTCTGTGTGGCAGGTGGAGATGGCAATG TTCTTGTCAATGGCTTGGCTTGCAAGGACCCCAAGAGTGTTCAAGCTAGTGACTTCTCTTTCAGTGGACTTCACATGCTAGGCAACACATCAAATGCAGTGGGGTCGAGGGTAACTGCAGTGAATGTAGCCCAAATACCAGGACTTAACACACTTGGTATCTCTTTTGCACGCATTGACTATGCACCAGCTGGTATTAACCCTCCACACACGCACCCTCGTGCCTCTGAAATCTTGACAGTTCTTGAAGGTAGTCTTGAAGTTGGATTTGTTACTTCTAACCCTGAAAACCGTCTCATTACCAAGGTCTTACAAAAGGGTGATGTGTTTGTGTTCCCTATCAATCTTGTTCACTTTCAAAGAAATGTGGGAACGAGCAATGCTGTTGCCCTAGCAGCCTTGAGCAGCCAAAACCCAGGTGTCATCACCATTGCGAATGCTGTGTTTGGGTCTAATCCAGACATTCCTAGCGACATTCTTGCAAAGGCTTTCCAGTTGCACAAGAATGTTGTCAATTCCCTGCAATCAAAGTTCTAG
- the LOC127904031 gene encoding uncharacterized protein LOC127904031: MVHGHFQRKAWLMLFFSVAWSLWLLRNDLIFQQKTPDYDSIFFLIITRLCLWLKAIHSDFPYSPSDLIRSADGLLRWSNAHSFRIHNMWSPPMINSLKWNVDGSSLGKPGPSGIGGVLRNHHGHLLG, encoded by the exons ATGGTGCATGGTCATTTTCAGAGGAAGGCGTGGCTGATGTTGTTCTTCTCAGTGGCATGGTCTCTTTGGCTACTTCGAAATGATCTGATCTTCCAACAGAAGACACCTGACTATGATTCAATATTCTTTCTTATTATCACCCGTCTATGTCTATGGCTAAAAGCTATCCATTCTGATTTCCCATACTCCCCTTCAGATCTGATCAGATCGGCAGATGGCTTACTTCGGTGGTCCAATGCCCACTCCTTCAGGATTCATAATATGTGGTCTCCTCCTATGATTAATAGCCTCAAATGGAACGTGGATGGCTCGTCTCTTGGTAAGCCAGGCCCTTCTGGAATAGGTGGTGTACTGCGAAATCATCATGGACATCTTCTCG GCTGA
- the LOC127904026 gene encoding tetrahydroberberine oxidase-like: MTSMSSSMLPFLICLLFSLSCVTSARPHEDFLQCLSLHSEDSTAISKVIYTPKNSSYSSILHFSIRNPRFNSSELKPFVIVTPTDASHIQAAIHCSQKHKLEIRIRSGGHDLEGLSYMSTVPFVIVDLINLRSITVDATNKTAWVQAGATIGELYYRIAEKSRTLAFPAGSCTTVGVGGHFSGGVYGTISRKYGLASDNVIDAQLIDAKGRILDRESMGEDLFWAIRGGGGQSFGVVIAWRIKLVEVPPKVTVFIAARTLEQNATKLIHRWQYVANQLPEDIIIDVLVNRVNSSEEGKSTIQAAFFSLFLGEVDQLLLLMQESFPELGLAKDECTEMSWIESVIYIGGFPSNASLNVLLDRTPQPPSLQFKAKSDYVQEPIPEIAFEGIWKRFFEKDIEVPVFYMVAYGGKMDEISESSTPFPHRAGNRYIVAPVVYWSEETKEASQRHLAWIRRLYRYMTPYVSKNPRAAYVNYRDLDLGVNNLGYTSYKQASIWGRKYFKNNFDRLVRVKTEVDPTNFFRNEQSIPPLSSW, translated from the coding sequence atgacttCTATGAGCTCTTCAATGCTGCCATTTCTAATTTGTCTTCTCTTTTCATTGTCATGTGTAACATCAGCTCGTCCTCATGAAGATTTTCTTCAATGCCTTTCCCTTCATTCTGAGGACTCCACAGCCATTTCTAAAGTTATTTACACCCCAAAAAATTCATCATATTCTTCTATCTTGCATTTCTCTATACGAAACCCCAGGTTCAATTCTTCTGAACTGAAACCTTTTGTCATTGTTACACCAACGGATGCATCGCACATCCAGGCTGCCATCCATTGTTCCCAAAAACACAAGTTAGAAATTAGAATTCGGAGTGGCGGTCATGATTTGGAGGGTCTATCTTACATGTCTACTGTCCCATTTGTCATTGTTGATCTGATCAATCTTAGATCAATCACTGTTGATGCAACCAATAAAACTGCATGGGTTCAGGCTGGCGCAACAATAGGGGAACTTTATTATAGAATTGCTGAGAAAAGTAGAACTCTTGCTTTCCCTGCAGGTTCTTGCACTACTGTTGGTGTTGGAGGACACTTTAGTGGGGGAGTATATGGCACGATCTCTCGCAAATACGGCCTTGCTTCAGATAATGTGATTGATGCTCAGTTAATCGATGCTAAAGGAAGGATCCTTGATAGAGAATCAATGGGAGAAGACTTATTTTGGGCCATTCGAGGCGGTGGAGGGCAAAGCTTTGGAGTGGTTATCGCATGGAGAATCAAGTTGGTTGAAGTTCCACCAAAAGTGACCGTCTTTATTGCAGCAAGAACCTTGGAACAAAATGCAACCAAGCTCATCCATCGGTGGCAATACGTTGCGAATCAGCTTCCTGAAGACATCATCATCGATGTGCTTGTAAACAGAGTTAATTCTAGTGAGGAAGGAAAGTCAACAATACAAGCTGCattcttttccttgtttcttgGTGAGGTTGACCAGCTTCTTCTTTTGATGCAAGAGAGCTTTCCTGAGCTTGGTTTGGCCAAAGATGAGTGCACGGAAATGAGCTGGATTGAGTCTGTCATCTACATTGGTGGATTTCCAAGCAACGCATCCTTGAATGTGTTACTTGATAGGACTCCTCAACCACCCTCATTACAATTCAAAGCAAAATCTGACTACGTCCAGGAACCTATACctgaaattgcatttgaaggGATATGGAAAAGGTTCTTTGAGAAAGACATCGAGGTGCCTGTATTTTATATGGTCGCTTATGGGGGGAAAATGGATGAGATTTCGGAGTCCAGCACTCCATTTCCTCATAGAGCTGGCAATCGATACATAGTTGCCCCCGTAGTGTATTGGAGTGAAGAAACCAAGGAGGCATCCCAGAGGCATCTAGCTTGGATCAGAAGGCTGTACAGGTACATGACTCCTTATGTTTCAAAAAATCCTCGAGCAGCATATGTCAATTATAGAGATCTTGACCTAGGAGTGAACAACCTGGGATACACGAGTTATAAACAAGCAAGCATTTGGGGTCGGAAGTATTTCAAGAACAACTTCGACAGGTTGGTTCGCGTTAAGACTGAAGTTGATCCTACCAATTTCTTCAGAAATGAACAAAGTATCCCACCTCTCTCATCTTGGTGA